Proteins encoded in a region of the Leopardus geoffroyi isolate Oge1 chromosome E2, O.geoffroyi_Oge1_pat1.0, whole genome shotgun sequence genome:
- the TLE7 gene encoding transducin-like enhancer protein 7 isoform X1, translating into MNREKEGASFSTLRIYDEPEEWRNVLESSGISSQHEHQAQSQAEGEYGMPQQPPAPQTSHGPVYQEMSSGTPQQWVLQPLDRSELQASWLSEAEPEAAAELDGSFLPGPECGQPCPSPPPSEEVWSFLRAIPPVPDEVVVRQRAPRESWKVGNVRHGKKVYAIAISGLTHHVYTCGHGYIKVWDESALHACNKAPQAQLDFQDHQSRVLACKLLPDEQSLITGGLSRNLTLWDLAPTPRVRAQLASTGPMCYSLALSSNAQICLACFKGFVEIWDLQNQILIRKHEVPEYGSRCVDIAGNKFWTGGEDASLYSWDLRNYQRVQEHHFRHEILSITHDPSEEWVLVGLRNSDIIILHTHRREKLKIFFNKYIHHHNLKFSSCGSYFVTTLDESIHCLAAPSLQRQRSLQISCVVMCPLTTSIWSQAPRTVPPFTSSCIEGWRAVILLAKTQGRSAGRADDHFHAPDTSTLTFDGPSSVHSPRPWHTLSLCSQVFYEMA; encoded by the exons ATGAatagagagaaggagggggcCTCGTTTAGTACACTCAGAATTTATGATGAACCAGAGGAGTGGAGGAACGTGCTAGAAAGCTCTGGCATTTCCTCCCAGCATGAGCACCAAGCACAATCCCAAGCAGAGGGGGAGTATGGGATGCCTCAGCAGCCCCCGGCTCCCCAGACATCGCATGGCCCAGTTTATCAGGAGATGAGCTCTGGGACCCCACAACAGTGGGTCCTCCAGCCTCTGGACAGATCTGAGCTCCAGGCCAGCTGGCTTTCTGAGGCGgagccagaagcagcagcagaactGGATGGCAG CTTCCTGCCAGGACCCGAGTGTG GCCAGCCTTGCCCCTCGCCACCTCCCAGTGAAGAAGTCTGGTCATTCCTCAGGGCAATT CCTCCCGTTCCTGATGAAGTGGTGGTCAGGCAGAGAGCCCCACGGGAGTCCTGGAAGGTTGGCAATGTCCGCCATGGAAAGAAGGTCTACGCCATTGCCATCAGCGGCTTGACTCACCACGTGTACACGTGTGGGCACGGCTACATTAAGGTGTGGGACGAGAGCGCTCTGCATGCCTGCAACAAGGCCCCACAGGCCCAGCTGGACTTCCAG GACCATCAGAGCCGTGTCCTCGCCTGCAAGCTGCTGCCTGATGAGCAGAGCCTGATCACTGGGGGTCTGTCCCGGAACCTGACTCTTTGGGATCTGGCACCCACACCTCGCGTCAGGGCACAGCTGGCCTCCACAGGCCCCATGTGCTATTCCCTGGCTCTCTCCTCCAATGCTCAGATCTGCTTGGCTTGTTTCAAAGGATTTGTTGAGATTTGGGACTTGCAGAACCAAATCTTGATCAG GAAGCATGAAGTCCCTGAGTATGGATCCCGATGCGTGGACATCGCAGGCAATAAGTTCTGGACAGGAGGTGAAGACGCCAGCCTGTATTCCTGGGACCTGAGGAACTACCAGAGGGTGCAGGAGCACCATTTCCGGCATGAG ATCCTCAGCATTACCCATGACCCCAGTGAAGAGTGGGTGCTAGTAGGCTTGAGAAACAGTGACATCATAATCCTACACACGCACCGGAGGGAGAAGTTGAagattttctttaacaaatacaTCCACCACCACAACCTCAAGTTTTCCTCCTGTG GGAGCTATTTTGTGACCACGCTGGATGAATCGATCCATTGCTTAGCTGCACCTTCTCTACAAAG GCAGAGGAGTCTACAGATATCCTGTGTTGTGATGTGTCCTCTGACAACCAGTATCTGGTCACAGGCTCCAAGAACAGTGCCACCGTTTACCAGCTCTTGTATTGAAGGTTGGCGTGCTGTGATCCTGCTGGCGAAGACCCAGGGAAGGTCAGCAGGTAGAGCGGATGACCACTTCCATGCCCCGGATACCTCCACCTTAACCTTCGATGGACCGTCATCTGTTCATTCCCCCCGCCCCTGGCACACGCTCAGCCTGTGCTCTCAGGTTTTTTATGAGATGGCTTAG
- the TLE7 gene encoding transducin-like enhancer protein 7 isoform X3: MNREKEGASFSTLRIYDEPEEWRNVLESSGISSQHEHQAQSQAEGEYGMPQQPPAPQTSHGPVYQEMSSGTPQQWVLQPLDRSELQASWLSEAEPEAAAELDGSFLPGPECGQPCPSPPPSEEVWSFLRAIPPVPDEVVVRQRAPRESWKVGNVRHGKKVYAIAISGLTHHVYTCGHGYIKVWDESALHACNKAPQAQLDFQDHQSRVLACKLLPDEQSLITGGLSRNLTLWDLAPTPRVRAQLASTGPMCYSLALSSNAQICLACFKGFVEIWDLQNQILIRKHEVPEYGSRCVDIAGNKFWTGGEDASLYSWDLRNYQRVQEHHFRHEILSITHDPSEEWVLVGLRNSDIIILHTHRREKLKIFFNKYIHHHNLKFSSCGRGVYRYPVL; encoded by the exons ATGAatagagagaaggagggggcCTCGTTTAGTACACTCAGAATTTATGATGAACCAGAGGAGTGGAGGAACGTGCTAGAAAGCTCTGGCATTTCCTCCCAGCATGAGCACCAAGCACAATCCCAAGCAGAGGGGGAGTATGGGATGCCTCAGCAGCCCCCGGCTCCCCAGACATCGCATGGCCCAGTTTATCAGGAGATGAGCTCTGGGACCCCACAACAGTGGGTCCTCCAGCCTCTGGACAGATCTGAGCTCCAGGCCAGCTGGCTTTCTGAGGCGgagccagaagcagcagcagaactGGATGGCAG CTTCCTGCCAGGACCCGAGTGTG GCCAGCCTTGCCCCTCGCCACCTCCCAGTGAAGAAGTCTGGTCATTCCTCAGGGCAATT CCTCCCGTTCCTGATGAAGTGGTGGTCAGGCAGAGAGCCCCACGGGAGTCCTGGAAGGTTGGCAATGTCCGCCATGGAAAGAAGGTCTACGCCATTGCCATCAGCGGCTTGACTCACCACGTGTACACGTGTGGGCACGGCTACATTAAGGTGTGGGACGAGAGCGCTCTGCATGCCTGCAACAAGGCCCCACAGGCCCAGCTGGACTTCCAG GACCATCAGAGCCGTGTCCTCGCCTGCAAGCTGCTGCCTGATGAGCAGAGCCTGATCACTGGGGGTCTGTCCCGGAACCTGACTCTTTGGGATCTGGCACCCACACCTCGCGTCAGGGCACAGCTGGCCTCCACAGGCCCCATGTGCTATTCCCTGGCTCTCTCCTCCAATGCTCAGATCTGCTTGGCTTGTTTCAAAGGATTTGTTGAGATTTGGGACTTGCAGAACCAAATCTTGATCAG GAAGCATGAAGTCCCTGAGTATGGATCCCGATGCGTGGACATCGCAGGCAATAAGTTCTGGACAGGAGGTGAAGACGCCAGCCTGTATTCCTGGGACCTGAGGAACTACCAGAGGGTGCAGGAGCACCATTTCCGGCATGAG ATCCTCAGCATTACCCATGACCCCAGTGAAGAGTGGGTGCTAGTAGGCTTGAGAAACAGTGACATCATAATCCTACACACGCACCGGAGGGAGAAGTTGAagattttctttaacaaatacaTCCACCACCACAACCTCAAGTTTTCCTCCTGTG GCAGAGGAGTCTACAGATATCCTGTGTTGTGA
- the TLE7 gene encoding transducin-like enhancer protein 7 isoform X2 gives MNREKEGASFSTLRIYDEPEEWRNVLESSGISSQHEHQAQSQAEGEYGMPQQPPAPQTSHGPVYQEMSSGTPQQWVLQPLDRSELQASWLSEAEPEAAAELDGSFLPGPECGQPCPSPPPSEEVWSFLRAIPPVPDEVVVRQRAPRESWKVGNVRHGKKVYAIAISGLTHHVYTCGHGYIKVWDESALHACNKAPQAQLDFQDHQSRVLACKLLPDEQSLITGGLSRNLTLWDLAPTPRVRAQLASTGPMCYSLALSSNAQICLACFKGFVEIWDLQNQILIRKHEVPEYGSRCVDIAGNKFWTGGEDASLYSWDLRNYQRVQEHHFRHEILSITHDPSEEWVLVGLRNSDIIILHTHRREKLKIFFNKYIHHHNLKFSSCGSYFVTTLDESIHCLAAPSLQRLFQAEESTDILCCDVSSDNQYLVTGSKNSATVYQLLY, from the exons ATGAatagagagaaggagggggcCTCGTTTAGTACACTCAGAATTTATGATGAACCAGAGGAGTGGAGGAACGTGCTAGAAAGCTCTGGCATTTCCTCCCAGCATGAGCACCAAGCACAATCCCAAGCAGAGGGGGAGTATGGGATGCCTCAGCAGCCCCCGGCTCCCCAGACATCGCATGGCCCAGTTTATCAGGAGATGAGCTCTGGGACCCCACAACAGTGGGTCCTCCAGCCTCTGGACAGATCTGAGCTCCAGGCCAGCTGGCTTTCTGAGGCGgagccagaagcagcagcagaactGGATGGCAG CTTCCTGCCAGGACCCGAGTGTG GCCAGCCTTGCCCCTCGCCACCTCCCAGTGAAGAAGTCTGGTCATTCCTCAGGGCAATT CCTCCCGTTCCTGATGAAGTGGTGGTCAGGCAGAGAGCCCCACGGGAGTCCTGGAAGGTTGGCAATGTCCGCCATGGAAAGAAGGTCTACGCCATTGCCATCAGCGGCTTGACTCACCACGTGTACACGTGTGGGCACGGCTACATTAAGGTGTGGGACGAGAGCGCTCTGCATGCCTGCAACAAGGCCCCACAGGCCCAGCTGGACTTCCAG GACCATCAGAGCCGTGTCCTCGCCTGCAAGCTGCTGCCTGATGAGCAGAGCCTGATCACTGGGGGTCTGTCCCGGAACCTGACTCTTTGGGATCTGGCACCCACACCTCGCGTCAGGGCACAGCTGGCCTCCACAGGCCCCATGTGCTATTCCCTGGCTCTCTCCTCCAATGCTCAGATCTGCTTGGCTTGTTTCAAAGGATTTGTTGAGATTTGGGACTTGCAGAACCAAATCTTGATCAG GAAGCATGAAGTCCCTGAGTATGGATCCCGATGCGTGGACATCGCAGGCAATAAGTTCTGGACAGGAGGTGAAGACGCCAGCCTGTATTCCTGGGACCTGAGGAACTACCAGAGGGTGCAGGAGCACCATTTCCGGCATGAG ATCCTCAGCATTACCCATGACCCCAGTGAAGAGTGGGTGCTAGTAGGCTTGAGAAACAGTGACATCATAATCCTACACACGCACCGGAGGGAGAAGTTGAagattttctttaacaaatacaTCCACCACCACAACCTCAAGTTTTCCTCCTGTG GGAGCTATTTTGTGACCACGCTGGATGAATCGATCCATTGCTTAGCTGCACCTTCTCTACAAAGGTTGTTTCAG GCAGAGGAGTCTACAGATATCCTGTGTTGTGATGTGTCCTCTGACAACCAGTATCTGGTCACAGGCTCCAAGAACAGTGCCACCGTTTACCAGCTCTTGTATTGA